The DNA sequence AGTTCCGACAGCGCAAACGGCTTGACCAGATAATCGTCGGCCCCGGACTTGAAGCCTTGCAAGCGGTCATCGAGCTGATCGCGGGCGGTGAGCATGATCACCGGCGTATCGCGACGGGCGTCTTCGCGCAGGCGCTTGCACAGGGTATAGCCGTCGATGCCCGGCAGCATGATGTCGAGCACGATCAGGTCGTAATGCTCGGTGGCGGCCAGATGCAGGCCCGACAGACCGTCCTGGGCGCAATCGACGGTGTAGCCTTTAAGCCCCAGGTAATCGGCCAGATTGGCCAGGATATCGCGGTTGTCTTCGACCAATAGAATTCGCATGGGCACCTCCTCCGTACACGGTAGCGGCCGTCTTGGCCCGCGCAGCTTACGACCATCGCCGACTCAGGGCTAGGGCGGCAAGCCTCACAAATCGAGTCTTTCAACCAAATTCATTCCTTAACAAGTTTTTCACTATCGGTTCACGACCTGACTACAGTGACAAGGCGAGACTCTCGCGCCATTAGATATAAGGAATGTAGACAATGGACTTTTTCAAGACGGCGCCTGTGCGCTTTCTGCTACTGGTCACCGGCGCCTGGCTGGTGGTGTTTCTCCTGACCCGAACCGTGCTGTTGCTGACTCATCTGGATGAGGCTGGCGGCGTAGCGCTTTCCATGTTTGGCATCGGCTTGCTGTATGACCTGGGCTTTCTCGCCTATGCCGCGTTGCCGTTGGGCCTGTACCTGCTGTTGTGTCCGCCGGCCCTGTGGCGCCGACGCGGTCATCGCTGGTTCCTTCAGGGGCTGCTGACGGTCAGTCTGTTCGCCATGCTGTTCACCTCCGTGGCCGAATGGCTGTTCTGGGACGAGTTCGGCGTGCGCTTCAACTTCATCGCCGTCGACTATCTGGTGTATTCCGATGAAGTCCTGAACAACGTGCTGGAGTCGTACCCGATCGGCACCTTGCTGAGCATTCTTGCGTTGCTCGCCGTCGCGCTGAGTTTCGCGTTGCGCAAACCTTTCAACGCGGCGCTCGACGCCCCGCTGCCACCACTGCGCGGTCGCCTGCTCAATGCGTTCGGTCTGTTGGTCGTCGCGGGTCTGAGCCTGCAACTGCTCAGCCAGGACGCGCCGCGCGCTCAGGGCGGCAATGCCTATCAGAATGAACTGGCGAGCAATGGCCCGTATCAGTTCTTCGCCGCGTTCCGTAACAACGAGCTGGACTATGGCCAGTTCTACAGCAGTCTGTCGCCGGAAAAAGTCGCCAGCCAGATCCGTGCTGAACTGAGCGAGCCCAACGCGCGCTTCATCGGCCAGGACCCACAGGACATCCGCCGGGTGATCGACAACCCGGGCACTGTGCGTAAGCCGAACATCGTGCTGGTTACCATCGAAAGCCTCAGTGCCAAGTACCTGGGCAGCAATGGCGATGAGCGCAACCTGACACCGAATCTGGATGCCTTGCGCAAGCAGAGTCTGTACTTCAACAACTTCTACGCCACCGGCACCCGCACCGATCGGGGCCTGGAAGCCATCACCCTGGCCATTCCGCCGACACCGGGCCGTTCGATCGTCAAGCGCATCGGCCGCGAAAGCGGCTTCGCCAGCCTCGGGCAGCAACTGAGTGCCGTCGGCTACGACAGCGTGTTCGTCTACGGCGGACGCGGTTACTTCGACAACATGAACGCGTTCTTCAGCGGCAACGGCTACCGTGTCGTCGATCAGAGCAGCGTCGATGAATCGGAGATTCACTTCAAGAATGCCTGGGGCATGGCCGACGAGGATCTGTACAAACAGACGCTGAAACTGGCCGATGCTGATTACGCCAGACAGCAGCCATTTCTGTTGCAGCTGATGACCACCTCCAACCACCGCCCTTACACCTATCCGGACAACCGGATCGACATCAAGTCCGGCAACGGTCGCGATGGCGCGGTGAAATACACCGACTATGCCATCGGCCAGTTCCTGGAGCAGGCACGGCAGAAACCGTGGTTCGACAACACGATCTTCATCTTCGTCGCCGACCACACCGCCGGCAGCGCGGGCAAGGAAGACTTGCCGATCAGCAACTACCAGATCCCGCTGTTCATCTATGCACCGAAGCTGATCGAGCCACGGGAAAACGCTCAACTGGCCAGCCAGATCGACCTCGCGCCGACCCTGCTGGGTTTGCTGAACCTCGATTACCAATCGACGTTCTTCGGTCGCAACCTGTTGCAGGACAACCCGCTGCCACCCCGGGTCGTGGTCGGCAACTATCAGCACCTGGGACTGTTCGACGGCAAGGATCTGGCGATCCTCAGTCCGCGTCAGGGCCTGCGCCGGCATGACGATGCGCTGACCGAAAGTCGCGAGTCCAAAGCCGGCAGCGACGACCCGCTGATCAGCCGCGCCATCACGTATTACCAAACCGCCAGTTATGGCTTCAAGCAACAGCTGCTTGGCTGGAAAGCGCCCAAGGAGGGTGCCGAGCAAGTCAGCGAACGTTAATCGAAGCGCCCCGGGCTGATGCCCCGGGGCGTTTCCCGCTCTGGATATGTCATGTCATCAAGCGTTGTACGCCCTGCCCCTCGCCCGCTGAATGTCTGGTTGTGCCTGGGCATTCCAGCCGTGGCGGCCGTCATTCTGGTTCTGTTGGAGCTGACCGATCTGGACATGGATCTGGCCCGGCTCTTCTATGACCCGGCTGCCGGCGACTTCATCGGCCGCCACAGTTACTTCCTGGAAAACATCCTCCACGACCGCGCCAAACAAGTAGTGATCGCCTTTTCGGTGTTTGCCATCCTCGGGTTCATCGGTGCGTTTTTCATCGACCGGCTCAAACCGTTCAAGCGTGAGCTGGGTTGCCTGGTGTTGTCGCTGGGTCTGGCCACTTCTTTCGTCACGCCGGTGAAAGCCGTGACGGCAGTGCAATGCCCCTGGAGCCTGGAACAGTTCGGCGGCCACGAAACCTACAGCAAACTGCTGGATCATCGCCCGCCGACCGACAAGCCTGGCCGTTGCTGGCCGGGTGGTCATGCGGCCACCGGTTTTACCTTGTTTGCGCTGTTCTTCGTGCTGCGTGACCGTCGCCCACGGCTGGCCCGTCAGGCGTTCATCTTTGCCTTCGCGCTGGGTTCGGTGTTCTCGATCAGCCGAATGATGCAGGGCGCGCACTTCTTCTCACACAACGTGTGGACGGCGATCTTTTGCTGGCTGATCTGTCTGGGGTCGTATTACTTCGTGTTGTATCGACCGGCATTGAAAAGCCAGGCCATTGTGAAAGCACAGCCTATCGGTGTCTGAACTGACGCTGGATTGAACGCAATAAAAAACCCCGCTGGCTTGCGCCGGCGGGGTTTTTCGTTACAGGGGTAAGGCTGGCTTACATCATGCCGCCCATGCCCCCCATGCCGCCCATGTCTGGCATACCGCCGCCAGCTGCACCTTCTTTCTTCGGTGCGTCAGCAACGGCAGCTTCGGTGGTCAGGATCAGACCGCCGATCGACGATGCAGCTTGCAGAGCGGAACGAGTTACCTTGGTTGGGTCCAGGATGCCCATTTCGATCATGTCGCCGTACTCGCCAGTCGCAGCGTTGTAACCGAAGTTACCTTTGCCGTTCTTGACTTCGTTGACCACAACGCTTGGCTCGTCGCCGCTGTTGGCAGCGATCTGACGCAGCGGAGCTTCAACAGCGCGACGCAGAACAGCGATACCTACGTCCTGGTCAGCGTTATCGCCTTTCAGGTTGACGATAGCGTTCAGAGCGCGGATCAGCGCAACGCCGCCGCCAGGTACCACGCCTTCTTCAACGGCTGCACGGGTAGCGTGCAGGGCGTCTTCAACGCGGGCTTTCTTCTCTTTCATTTCAACTTCGGAACCGGCGCCAACCTTGATCACTGCAACGCCGCCAGACAGCTTGGCCAGACGCTCTTGCAGTTTTTCACGGTCGTAGTCCGAGGAAGTTTCGGCAACCTGAGCACGGATCTGAGCGATACGCGCCTGGATGTCGCCTTCAACGCCAGCACCGTCAACGATGATGGTGTTTTCCTTGGACAGGGTCACGCGCTTGGCGCTACCCAGGTGTTCCAGGGTGGTGCTTTCCAGGCTCAGGCCGATCTCTTCGGAGATAACGGTACCGCCGGTCAGTACGGCGATGTCCTGCAGCATGGCCTTGCGACGGTCGCCGAAGCCTGGAGCCTTGACGGCTGCGACTTTAACGATGCCACGCATGTTGTTCACAACCAGAGTCGCCAGGGCTTCGCCTTCAACGTCTTCGGCAACGATCAGCAGTGGACGGCCGGCTTTGGCAACGGCTTCCAGTACTGGCAGCATTTCGCGGATGTTCGAGATTTTCTTGTCGACCAGCAGGATCAGCGCGCCTTCCAGCTCGGCAACCATGGTCTCTGGCTTGTTGACGAAGTACGGGGACAGGTAGCCACGGTCGAACTGCATGCCTTCTACAACCGACAGTTCGTTTTCCAGGCCCGAGCCTTCTTCAACGGTGATCACGCCTTCTTTACCGACTTTTTCCATGGCTTCGGCAATGATGTCACCGATGGAGTTGTCGGAGTTGGCGGAGATGGTGCCAACCTGAGCGATCGCTTTAGTGTCGGTGCATGGCGCGGACAGTTTTTTCAGCTCGGCAACAACAGCGATGGTCGCTTTGTCGATACCGCGCTTCAGGTCCATCGGGTTCATGCCGGCAGCGACGGCTTTCAGGCCTTCGTTGACGATCGACTGAGCCAGAACGGTAGCGGTGGTAGTACCGTCACCAGCGTCATCGTTGGCACGGGAGGCAACGTCTTTGACCAGCTGCGCGCCCATGTTTTCGAAACGGTCTTCGAGTTCGATTTCCTTGGCGACGGAAACGCCGTCCTTGGTGATGGTCGGAGCGCCGAAGCTCTTCTCGAGAATCACGTTACGGCCTTTCGGGCCCAGGGTCGCTTTTACCGCGTCAGCCAGGACGTTTACGCCAACCAGCATTTTCTTGCGGGCGGAATCGCCGAATTTAACTTCTTTAGCAGCCATGATCGATATTCCTTAAATACTTTGTAGTAGCGGGAAAATGAGCGGGAAATCAGCCTTCCAGTACAGCGAGAATCTCGTTCTCAGCCATTACCAGCAGGTCTTCGCCGTCGACTTTCACAGTGTTGCTGCCGGAGTAAGGACCGAACACAACCTTGTCGCCGACTTTAACGGCCAGCGCACGCACTTCACCGTTTTCCAGAGTCTTGCCTGGGCCTGCAGCGACGATCACACCGTGGTTGGCTTTTTCAGCAGCCGAACCTGGCAGGACGATACCGCCAGCGGTTTTCTTTTCTTCTTCGCTGCGACGGATAACGACGCGGTCATGCAGAGGACGAAGCTTCATTGTCGATCTCTCCTAATTGTGGTTTTCATCGGCCGGTGTAGTCCCGGCGGGTTTAACGAATCCGGCCTGCGCCGGTTGCGGCTCGTCGAGCGAACCGCGGAAGTCTGTCCGACTCAAAATGTCGGAAACCTTTCGGTGACCGATACATAAGGGCGCATAAGCTTATTACAAGGGCGGGGGCTAAAAAATTTTCACGCAGGCTGCATGAATTAGCCCCACAAACGAACACGGCACCCGAAGGTGCCGTGTCGATGCAGAAGTTACTTGGTGTCGCGGTGTTCGAATTCGCCTTCGATCACATCACCTTCGCGACCCAGCGGCTGGCGCGGTGCAGGACCGCCGCGAGGTTGCAGGTCATCGGCGAACGCTCGCTGGCGCATGGCCTGCTCTTCGGCGCGCTGGCGCATCTTGTTGGCGACCAGTCGACGACTGAACGGCAACAGCAGCACCAGACCGACCACATCGCTGATGAAGCCCGGCAGGATCAACAGGCCACCGGCCAGGGCCAGCATCAGGCCTTCGAGCATGGTTTGCGCAGGCAGTTCGCCGCGGTTCAGGCTTTCACGGGCACGGAGTGCGGTGGCCAGCCCGGCGACGCGCAGCACGAACACGCCGAACATCGAGCCGAGAATGATCAGCAGCAGGGCCGGGAAAAATCCGATCGATCCTGCCACTTTGACGAATACGAACAGCTCCAGCACCGGGAACAGCAGAAAGAGCAACAAAAAAGGGCGCATCAAAGTTTCCTCAACGCAAGAAATGCCTTGCAGTAAGCCTTAGATGACGTCGCCCTTTCGTGAATTCAAGCGTCGGCCACCGCATTTTTTGGCCAGACCTCGGCGTGAGCCAAAGAAACCAAGGCCTCGCGCACTTGTATCGGCGTATGACAAGGCGCTTGAAACGGCAGCCAGTACAGCGCTTGGCCGATGCGCAGGTGCATGCCTTCGGTGTCGATTCCGGCCAGTTGCGCCGGTACGGTTTTCGGCAGGCCGGCGAGGTCGACGTAATGGGCGATGGCCTTGGCGTGGTCGCTGTTCATGTGCTCGACCATGCTGATTTCGGCCTTGCCGGCGAACGGGTTGGCCAGGGTCAGGTGATCGACCCAGTGGATCGCGCCGAAGCCGCCGATGTAGCGATGACGCACGGGTTTGAGCACCCAGAAATCGAAATCGTGAGCCTTGTGGTAATTCTGGGAATCGGGGAAATAGCGGTAGTAGCGCTCGGCGGCGGCTTCGATGGCGGCAGCGGCTTCGAGTTTTTCCGCCTCGGCCAGATAGGTCAGGCGACCAACGGCTTGCACATCGTCGGCCTCGCGCTCACCCACCAGCAGCGAGCATTTCGGATCTTTCTGCAGGTTATGGGTGTGCTGGGCGATGCGGCTGATCAGGATCAGCGGCCGGCCCTGCTCGTCCAGGCAGTAGGGAACCACGGAGCCGAACGGAAAACCGGGCATCGATTTGGAGTGGGTCGACAGCACGCCACGGTATTCCTTGAGAAGCAATTCTCGGGCATTCTTAGCCGCTTCAACGCTCAATTTATGACTCCTTAAATAGAATCCGTCGAAAAAACGGACGGGCGCATGGGATTTGTCCCACACGCCATCGGGCAGTTCTCATGTGCAACAGGCCCCTGGCCGGTGCAGATCGAGAGGCTACCTATAAGGACCACTCTGACCTGCTCTCGGGGGCATGCGAATGCAACTCAACGACAAAGTAATCATTATCACTGGCGGTTGCCAAGGCTTGGGCCGCTCGATGGCCGAGTATTTCGCAGGCAAGGGCGCGAAGCTGGCACTGGTCGACCTGAACCAGGAAAAACTCGATGATGCCGTCGCGGCCTGCAAGGCCAAGGGCGTCGAGGCACGCAGCTATCTGTGCAACGTCGCCAACGAAGAGCAGGTGACGCACATGGTTGCTCAGGTCGCCGCCGACTTCGGCGCGATCCACGGCCTGATCAACAACGCCGGGATCCTGCGCGACGGCCTGCTGCTCAAGGTCAAGGACGGCGAGATGACCAAGATGAGCCTGGCCCAGTGGCAGGCGGTGATCGACGTCAACCTGACCGGCGTGTTCCTCTGCACCCGTGAAGTGGCGGCGAAAATGGTCGAGCTGAAGAACAGCGGCGCGATCATCAACATCTCGTCGATCTCCCGCGCGGGCAACGTCGGCCAGACCAACTACTCCGCCGCCAAGGCCGGTGTGGCAGCAGCGACCGTGACCTGGGCCAAGGAACTGGCGCGCTACGGCATTCGCGTGGCGGGCATTGCTCCGGGCTTCATCGAAACCGAGATGACCCTGGGCATGAAACCCGAAGCGCTGGAGAAAATGACTTCGGGCATTCCACTCAAGCGCATGGGCAAGCCGGAAGAGATCGCCCATTCGGCGGCGTACATCTTCGAGAACGACTACTACACCGGCCGGATTCTGGAGATGGATGGCGGGTTGCGCATTTAAGGCTTACCAAAAATCACTGTGGGAGCGACGGTTCGACGCTTCGACTTGCTCGCGAATGCGTTGGATCAGACAACTGATAGGTTGAATGACACACCGCGTTCGCGAGCAAGCTCGCTCCCACAGTTTTTTTCAGCGGCGCGGCAAAATCAATCGTCGCTGATGGTGATGTTCGGCATCGCCGGCGATGCCGCTTCCTGCAACACGATCCGCGCGCCGACGTGGCGGGCCAGTTCCTGATAGACCATGGCGATCTGGCTGTCCGGCTCGGAAATCACCGTCGGCTTGCCACCATCGGCCTGTTCGCGGATCAGCATCGACAGCGGCAACGAGGCCAGCAGTTCGACGCCGAACTGGGTCGCCAGTTTCTCGCCACCGCCCTCACCGAACAGATGCTCGGCGTGCCCGCAGTTCGAGCAGATGTGCACGGCCATGTTTTCCACCACGCCCAGTACCGGGATGTTGACCTTGCGGAACATCTCCACGCCTTTGCGCGCATCGAGCAGCGCCAGATCCTGTGGCGTGGTGACGATCACGGCGCCGGCCACCGGGACTTTCTGCGCCAGGGTCAGCTGAATGTCGCCGGTGCCTGGCGGCATGTCGATCACCAGATAATCCAGGTCGCCCCAAGCGGTTTGCGTCACCAGTTGCAGCAGCGCGCCGGAGACCATCGGCCCGCGCCAGACCATCGGCGTGTTGTCGTCGGTCAGGAACGCCATCGACATCACTTCGACACCGTGGGCCTGCAGCGGCACGAACCATTTCTGATCCTTGACCTGCGGGCGGGTGCCCTCGGGAATGCCGAACATGATGCCCTGGCTCGGGCCGTAGATATCGGCATCGAGAATCCCGACCTTCGCGCCTTCACGGGCCAGTGCCAGCGCCAGGTTGGCGGCGGTGGTGGATTTGCCCACACCGCCCTTGCCCGACGCCACGGCGACCACGTTCTTCACGTTGGCCAGCCCCGGAATCTGCGCCTGGGCCTTGTGCGCGGCGATCACACTGTTGACCTCGACCCTAGCAGTCACCACACCGTCGAGGTTTTCGATGGCCAGTTGCAGCAGTTGCGCCCAGCCGCTTTTAAACAGACCGGCGGCATAGCCGATTTCCAGCTGCACATTGACACGATCACCGGTGATTTCGATGTTGCGCACGCAACCGGCGCTGACCGGATCCTGGTTCAGGTAAGGGTCGGTGTATTGGCTGAGGACGGCTTCCACCGCTGCGCGAGTGACGGCGCTCATGGGCAACTCCGATAACAAGACTGGGAAAAGATGGCGGGTATCCTACCCCTTCTGTCCTCCGGACGGCATGTCCGGCAACGATTTGCAGAGGTGAAATATCTTTCCCGGCGCTTTATAGTGGCCGACCTCCGTTTCATCAAGTAGCGAAGCCCCACATGTCCGAACCACGCAAGATTCTCGTCACCAGCGCCCTGCCCTACGCCAACGGTTCGATCCACCTTGGCCATATGCTGGAATACATCCAGACCGATATGTGGGTGCGCTTCCAGAAGCATCGCGGCAATCAGTGCATCTATGTCTGCGCCGACGACGCCCACGGTTCGGCGATCATGCTGCGCGCGGAAAAGGAAGGCATCACCCCGGAACAACTGATCGCCAACGTCCAGGCCGAACACAGCGCCGACTTTGCCGAGTTCCTGGTGGACTTCGACAACTTCCACTCCACTCACGCCGAAGAAAACCGTGAGCTGTCGAGCCAGATCTACCTGAAGCTGCGTGACGCCGGACACATCGCCCAACGTTCGATCACCCAGTATTTCGACCCGGAAAAGAAAATGTTCCTGGCCGACCGCTTCATCAAGGGCACCTGCCCGAAGTGCGGCACCGAAGACCAGTACGGCGACAACTGCGAAAAATGCGGTGCGACCTACGCGCCGACCGACCTGAAGGATCCGAAGTCGGCAATCTCCGGCGCCACCCCGGTGCTCAAGGATTCCCAGCACTTCTTCTTCAAGCTGCCGGACTTCCAGGAAATGCTGCAGGCCTGGACCCGCAGCGGCACCCTGCAGGACGCCGTCGCCAACAAGATCGCCGAATGGCTGGACGCCGGCCTGCAACAGTGGGACATCTCCCGCGATGCGCCGTACTTCGGTTTCGAGATCCCGGGCGAGCCAGGCAAATATTTCTACGTGTGGCTGGACGCGCCGATCGGCTACATGGCCAGCTTCAAGAACCTGTGCAACCGCACGCCGGAGCTGGACTTCGACGCGTTCTGGGGCAAGGACTCCTCCGCCGAGCTGTACCACTTCATCGGCAAGGACATCGTCAACTTCCACGCCCTGTTCTGGCCGGCGATGCTCGAAGGCGCGGGTTTCCGCAAGCCGACCGGGATCAACGTACACGGCTACCTGACCGTCAACGGTCAGAAGATGTCCAAGTCCCGCGGCACCTTCATCAAGGCCCGTACCTACCTGGATCACCTGTCGCCGGAATACCTGCGCTATTACTACGCGGCCAAACTGGGCCGTGGCGTGGACGACCTCGACCTGAACCTCGAAGACTTCGTGCAGAAGGTCAACTCCGACCTGGTCGGCAAAGTCGTCAACATCGCCAGCCGTTGCGCCGGTTTCATCCAGAAGGGCAACGCCGGCCTGCTGGTGGACACCAACGCCGCGCCGGAACTGACCGAAGCGTTCCTGGCCGCTGCGCCGAGCATCGCCGACGCCTATGAGGCCCGCGATTTCGCCCGTGCCATGCGCGAAACCATGGCTTTGGCCGACCGCGCCAACGCCTGGATCGCTGACAAGGCGCCATGGTCGCTGAACAAGCAGGAAGGCAAGCAGGATGAAGTCCAGGCGGTCTGCGCCACGGCGATCAACCTGTTCCGCCAGCTGGTGATCTTCCTCAAACCGGTGCTGCCAGTGCTGGCCGCCGATGCCGAGGCGTTCCTCAACGTCGCCCCGCTGACCTGGAACGACCACACCACCCTGCTGGCCAACCACCAGTTGAACGAATTCAAACCGTTGATGACCCGCATCGACCCGGTAAAAGTGCAAGCCATGACCGACGCCTCGAAAGAAGACCTGACCGCCAGCCAGACCGACACCGGCGCCGCTGCGCCGGCCGGCAAAGGCGAACTGGCCAAGGATCCGCTGTCGCCGGAAATCGACTTCGACACCTTCGCCGCCGTCGACCTGCGCGTCGCGCTGATCGTCAAGGCCGAACACGTTGAAGGTGCGGACAAGTTGCTGCGTCTGACCCTGGATATCGGTGACGAACAACGCAACGTGTTCTCGGGGATCAAGAGCGCTTACCCGGATCCGTCGAAGCTCGACGGTCGTCTGACCATGATGATCGCCAACCTCAAGCCACGGAAAATGAAGTTCGGCATCTCCGAAGGCATGGTGATGGCGGCCGGCCCTGGCGGTGAAGAAATCTACCTGCTGAGCCCGGACAGCGGCGCCAAGCCGGGTCAGCGCATCAAGTAAGGTTCTGCCCTGACTGATCCCACAGGCGTGCTCCGTGCGCCTGTGGGATTTTTCATATCTGGCCCGCGCTCCACGGCTGCCGGATAATGCCTAACCTTAAGTGACACACGCCCGTTCCTGCCGGCAGAACCATGACCGAACTCGTGCTTACGCTCTTCAGTGCTGCGCTGATCAACAACTTCGTGTTGCACTGGCCGCTGGGCGTCGATCCGCTGCTGGCGGGCGAACGCCGTCAGGTGCATGCACTAGGGCTGGCGACGTTGTGTCTGATGCTGATTGTCGGCGTGACGGGTTATGCGATCTGGCATTGGCTGCTGGTGCCGTTGCAACTGGAATTCCTGCGGCTGTTTGTGTTTCTGCCGTTGAGCGTCCTGCTGATCACGCCGTTGCTGAAGCTGTTGGCGCATTGGCGGCCCACGCTGCCATTCGACGGCTTGTGGCCGCTGCTGCTGGGCAATGCCGGTGTGCTGGGGCTGACGCTGATCAACGCGCAAACGGATAAAGGCCTGTTTCATGCGATTGCGTTGAGCCTGGGCGCCGGTCTGGGTTTCTGGCTGGTGTTGAGCCTGTTCAGCGATTTGCGTGAGCGCACGGCCGACAACGATATTCCCCTGCCCTTTCGTGGCCTGCCGATCCTGTTGATCGGCGCCGGACTGATGGCCGTGGCTTTTCTCGGATTCAGTGGACTGATCAAAACATGAGTCTGATTCAACGGATCGATGCCTTGCTGCCGCAGACCCAATGCGGCAAGTGCGGCCATCCCGGATGCAAACCCTATGCTGAAGGCATCGCCGACGGCGAGCCGATCAACAAGTGCCCGCCGGGTGGCGACGAAACCATCGCGGCACTGGCCGAACTGTTGAAAATCCCGGTGCTGGAGCTGGACATCAGCCGCGGTTCGGCGCCGCCGCAAGTGGCCTACATCCGTGAGGCCGAATGTATCGGCTGCACCAAGTGCATCCAGGCCTGCCCGATCGACGCCATTGTCGGCGCGGCGAAGCTGATGCACACGGTCATCATCGACGAATGCACCGGTTGCGATCTGTGCGTGGCGCCCTGCCCGGTCGATTGCATCGAGATGCATCCGCTGCCGCCGGGCACGCTGCCGGTGGTCAGTGGTCTGGCCACAAGCCTTGAAGAACAGCAGGCCCGCGCAACCAAACGCGATCACGCCCGCCAGCGTTTCGAACGGCGCAATGCTCGCCTGCAACGCGAAGAACAGCAGAAGCAGGCCGAACGCGAGGCCCGGGCGCAGCGCGCGGCACAGGTAGAAGTCGCCGCCACCTCGCTCGATCCGGTGCAGGCGGCGCTGGAACGGGTGCGTGCGCAAAAAGCCGCCACCGCCGATGCCGCGCTGAAAAAGGCCAAGATCGACGTGGCCATGAGTCGGGCGCAGTTGAACAAGTCGCTCAAGGCATTCGGTCATCCGCCGACCTTCGATCAACAATCGCAACTGATCGTCCTGCAGCAGCAGTTCGAAGCGGCCGAACAGGCACTGGCGAAGCTGGAAAGCAGCGCGACACCTGCGCCGGTCGTGGCCGCCCCGGCAAAGGACGCCGATTTGAAAAGGGCGAAAATCCAGTTGGCGATGCGCCGCGCCGAGCTGAAAAAGGCACAAAACGCAGAGGCCCCGCCAGCCGAGATCGCCGCGCTGGAGCAAGCGCTGCGTGACGCCGAACAGGCGCTGCACAGCGCCGAAGCCGCCAGCGATCAACCGGCGCCCGAGCTTGTGCGTGTCGAGAAACGTCCGATCAACGACCAGCTTCGCCAGCTGAAAACCGAACTGGCTTACGCTCGCGCCGACCTGAACAAACTGCAACGACGCGACGGCACGCCCGCCGACATCCTCGAAAAAGCCCGTGCCCGCCTGCAAGAAGCGGAGCGGCAGGTACAAGCCCATGTCATCGATTGAGACCAGAGACGAACGCCTGCAACAGGCAATGAAGCTGGTTTTACTGGCGACATTGCCGGGATTGCTGGCGTTGTTCTGGTTTTATGGTTGGGGCGTGTTGATCAACCTGCTCCTGTCCATCGTCTCAGCCTTGAGCGTCGAAGCCACCGTGACTCATCTGCGCCGGCAACCGCTGCAAGCCACCTTGACCGATGGCAGCGCGGTGGTCAGCGCCACACTGCTGGCAATCGCCCTGCCGCCTTACTGCCCGTGGTGGCTGACGGTCACGGCGATCGCCTCGGGGCTGCTGCTGGGCAAACATCTGTACGGTGGTGTTGGCCGAAATCCGTTCAATCCGGCCATGCTCGGCTTCGCGCTGGCCATGGTGATGTTCCCGCAACCGATGACCCATTGGCCGGCCCACGGCATGGATCTGGCGGCGGCTTTTGGCCAGGTGTTCAATCTTGGCTCACAGCCGGATGGCTGGGTTCAGGCCACTGCGCTGGACAGTCTGCGCATCAATAAAAGCCTGACCATGGACGAACTGTTTGCCGGCAATCCGGCATTCGGTCGCTTTGGCGGGCACGGCGTTGAATGGGTGAACCTGGCGTTCCTCGCCGGCGGGTTGTTGCTGTTGCAGCGTCGGGTGTTTGGCTG is a window from the Pseudomonas gozinkensis genome containing:
- a CDS encoding RnfABCDGE type electron transport complex subunit D, with product MSSIETRDERLQQAMKLVLLATLPGLLALFWFYGWGVLINLLLSIVSALSVEATVTHLRRQPLQATLTDGSAVVSATLLAIALPPYCPWWLTVTAIASGLLLGKHLYGGVGRNPFNPAMLGFALAMVMFPQPMTHWPAHGMDLAAAFGQVFNLGSQPDGWVQATALDSLRINKSLTMDELFAGNPAFGRFGGHGVEWVNLAFLAGGLLLLQRRVFGWHAPVGMLASLFVISLLCWNGSGSDSHGSPLFHLLSGATMLGAFFIVTEPVSGAKSPLARLLFGAGVGLLTYVIRTWGGYPDGVAFAVLLMNLCVPALERFAMARQRQVAP
- the rsxB gene encoding electron transport complex subunit RsxB — translated: MSLIQRIDALLPQTQCGKCGHPGCKPYAEGIADGEPINKCPPGGDETIAALAELLKIPVLELDISRGSAPPQVAYIREAECIGCTKCIQACPIDAIVGAAKLMHTVIIDECTGCDLCVAPCPVDCIEMHPLPPGTLPVVSGLATSLEEQQARATKRDHARQRFERRNARLQREEQQKQAEREARAQRAAQVEVAATSLDPVQAALERVRAQKAATADAALKKAKIDVAMSRAQLNKSLKAFGHPPTFDQQSQLIVLQQQFEAAEQALAKLESSATPAPVVAAPAKDADLKRAKIQLAMRRAELKKAQNAEAPPAEIAALEQALRDAEQALHSAEAASDQPAPELVRVEKRPINDQLRQLKTELAYARADLNKLQRRDGTPADILEKARARLQEAERQVQAHVID